The genome window TTTCCCCCACGTAAATGGTGCGTGACCATGGAGCAAAACTGCCGGAACCGCCATCACATCAATTCCACGTTGTTCGAACGTTTCAATAATGACGCGTCCTGTCTCCGCTTCGTATCCGCGATCCACCTCGTCCTGGTTCAGGAAACGTGCGCAAGGCACCGCTCCATAGAACGTGTCCGCATGTGTGGTTCCCATTACAGGAACATCAAGTCCGGCTTGCGCCCAGATGGTCGCCCATGTGGAGTGTGTGTGCACGATGCCGCCAATCTCCGAGTAATGCTTATATAGTACGGCATGTGTTGCGGTGTCCGAGGAAGGTCTCATCTCACCCTCCACCACGTTACCGTCCAGATCAACCACAACCATGTCGCTTGCTTTCATCACATCGTAGCTAACGCCACTTGGTTTAATGACGAACAGACCGCTTTCCCGATCGATTGCGCTAACGTTACCCCAAGTGAATTTTACAAGTCCATGCTTGGGCAGTTCCAGATTCGCCTGGAATACCTCTTCTTTCAGTTGTTCTAACATATGTTATTCCCTCCCGTTCTCTACCAGATGATCTACAGCTGATTGTTCAATTGTGAGCCCACTCCGGTAGCGTTCGATAAATGCTTCAAATCCCTTCACATCGGATGCATCCGGCGCCACTTCGACTCCCTCAACATCGTTGAAGACCTTCTGCTCCAGGAACACATCCAGGCTCTCCTCTTGATCCTTGTTAATCATGTACGAAGCCAGAAGTGCCATGCCCCATGCCCCGCCTTCACCAGCGGTAGACATTACCGAGACCGGTACGTTCATCGCAGCAGCTACAATCCGTTGTCCGACGACAGGAGTCTTGAACAGACCACCGTGTGCCAAAATACTATCAATGGCTACATTCTCTTCCTCTGTCAAAATGTCCATACCCAGCTTGAGTGCACCGAATGCACTGAACAGATGTGTCCGCATGAAGTTCGCCAGATTGAAGTTGCTTTCCGGGGAGCGGACGAACAATGGACGGCCTTTCTCAAGTCCCGTAATGTTCTCGCCGGAGTAGTAACCGTAGCTAAGCAAGCCACCACCATCAGGGTCTGCCTCCAAAGCCTTGTTAAACAGCACGCTGAACAACTTGCCGTTATCCACTTCATATCCCATCGCTTGAGAAAACTCACGGAACAGTCCCACCCATGCGTTGATATCACTGGAACAGTTGTTGGCATGCACCATCCCTACTGGGCTACCATCCGGCGTGGTGACCATATCGATCTCCGGATACACTTTGGATAGTTCCTTCTCCAGTACGATCATGGCAAACACCGAGGTGCCAACCGAGATGTTCCCCGTACGTTTCTTCACGCTATTCGTTGCCACCATACCCGTTCCGGCATCGCCCTCTGGCGGGCAGAGCGGAATGCCTGCTTGCAGATCTTGCGAAGGGTCAAGCAACTTGGCTCCCGCTTCTGTCAATGCACCTGCGTTCTCACCAGCGAGATATACCTTCGGAAGCAGGTCCTCGACCTTCCACGGATAACCTTTGCCTGCGATCCGTTCATCGAACTGTTGGATCATGGATGGGTGGTAATTATGTGTAGCCTCGTCAATTGGGAAAATGCCTGAAGCATCGCCGATGCCAATCGCCTTATTGCCTGTCAGCAACCAATGGATGTACCCAGCCAAAGTAGTCAGATGATCGATCTGAGGTACGTGTACCTCTTCGTTTAAGATGGCTTGGTACAAGTGGGCAATGCTCCAGCGTTCAGGAATATTGAATTGCAGAAGTTCCGTCAGCTCCCTAGCAGCTGCTCCCGTCGTTGCGTTACGCCAGGTGCGGAAAGGCACCAGCAGTTCGCCCGCGCTATCC of Paenibacillus sp. FSL R5-0517 contains these proteins:
- a CDS encoding L-ribulose-5-phosphate 4-epimerase, yielding MLEQLKEEVFQANLELPKHGLVKFTWGNVSAIDRESGLFVIKPSGVSYDVMKASDMVVVDLDGNVVEGEMRPSSDTATHAVLYKHYSEIGGIVHTHSTWATIWAQAGLDVPVMGTTHADTFYGAVPCARFLNQDEVDRGYEAETGRVIIETFEQRGIDVMAVPAVLLHGHAPFTWGKDAKSAVVNSVVLEEVCKMNLYARQLNNFAKELPQGILDKHYLRKHGKDAYYGQK
- a CDS encoding FGGY-family carbohydrate kinase, with protein sequence MSQLDLKEAITNGATSLGIEFGSTRIKAVLIDERFETIASGSYEWENLLKDGYWTYNQEDIITGLQTAYREMKQDVEQKYGITLRTVGSIGFSAMMHGYVALDSAGELLVPFRTWRNATTGAAARELTELLQFNIPERWSIAHLYQAILNEEVHVPQIDHLTTLAGYIHWLLTGNKAIGIGDASGIFPIDEATHNYHPSMIQQFDERIAGKGYPWKVEDLLPKVYLAGENAGALTEAGAKLLDPSQDLQAGIPLCPPEGDAGTGMVATNSVKKRTGNISVGTSVFAMIVLEKELSKVYPEIDMVTTPDGSPVGMVHANNCSSDINAWVGLFREFSQAMGYEVDNGKLFSVLFNKALEADPDGGGLLSYGYYSGENITGLEKGRPLFVRSPESNFNLANFMRTHLFSAFGALKLGMDILTEEENVAIDSILAHGGLFKTPVVGQRIVAAAMNVPVSVMSTAGEGGAWGMALLASYMINKDQEESLDVFLEQKVFNDVEGVEVAPDASDVKGFEAFIERYRSGLTIEQSAVDHLVENGRE